A genomic window from Silene latifolia isolate original U9 population chromosome Y, ASM4854445v1, whole genome shotgun sequence includes:
- the LOC141627327 gene encoding clustered mitochondria protein-like isoform X1: protein MAGKTNKGKNRKGANSSNTNSNIDASPLPVSSESSEIVVDNVDSVVNVVAASDEPVVEANGVVAAAEEAVSEEPPSDPVNNRQDEFHLYPVSVKTFGGDKLELQLNPGDSVMDVRQFLLDARETCFFTCYDLLLHTKDGAVHSLEDYNEISEVADITTGDCSLEMVFAYYDDRSVRFHVHRTRELLSVSTIHASLSTSLALEHERLRSTSETKQDSVNAVPEMEGFGFMEDITSCFSKLFPSSSKEIKCVESLVFSSLNPPPTHRRLVGDLIYLDVITLEGSNFCVTGTTQGFYVNSTAGNCLDPKPAKSSFEATTLIGLMQKISPKLKKAFKEILEQKASAHPFENAQSFLPPNSWLAPYPPPGHSRDAARAENALTLTYGSELIGMQRDWNEELQSCREFPHTTPQERILRNRALYKVTSDFVEAAMNGAVGVINKCIPPINPTDPECFHMYVHNNIFFSFAVDADLEQLPRKHKTNANVKNNITPVQHNSSGKIVDKLSDAATDLGNGVESNGSRVEDENGVVIEPFDAPEVQFVDTEQATYASANNDLKGTKAYQEADVPGLYNLAMAIIDYRGHRVVAQSVLPGILQGDKSDSLLYGSVDNGKKICWNEGFHCKVLEAAKRLHLKEHSVSDEHGNVFKLAAPVECKGIVGSDDRHYLLDLMRVTPRDANYTGPRSRFCILRPELISAFCQKVEAAKRSSSESNCDEKDCLAFEASNGGVNADMDVQTVSCVLVTSDSQDISEEEGKATAKDYLSTTTETSDVISFNPNVFTEFKLAGSPEDIAADESSVKEPSLYLTDVVLPTFIQDLCKLEVSPMDGQTLTEQLHTHGINVRYIGKVAEGTKHMPHLWDIFVNEIAVRSAKHLLKDVLRDTEEHEVGPAISHFFNCFFGDVQTVPEKTSSNVLLRRSHKKQAGNQKATRGKNRSKNGAFARTNLSSYLGLCSERLWSEIVEFAKFKYQFDLPEDLRTRVRKVSVIRNLCKKIGASLAARKYDLGAALPFLTSDVVDLQPVVKHSVPVCSETKDLIDTGKVQLAEGRLSEAYTSFSEAFSTLQQVTGPMHREVANCCRYLAMVLYHAQDLGGAIMQQHKELIINERCLGLDHPDTAHSYGNMALFYHGLNETELALHHMSRALLLLSLSSGSDHPDVAATFINIAMMYQDAENMGTALRYLQEALTKNKRLLGEEHVQTAVCYHALAIAFNSMENYKLSHQHEKKTHEILLKQLGEDDLRTRDSHEWMNRFKMRELQKKKTQALVEPAHVDPVIWKEFQAAVLARGSGSGISVNSARAAAVLKKKASTKGNSKRSSHRSQLSNATSKYEEQVHMNVNQQTVQTTEDSSNLAHQIPENEAPFGLGKGLGSLDSNSQPSKS, encoded by the exons ATGGCGGGGAAGACTAATAAAGGAAAAAATCGAAAGGGTGCAAATTCATCGAATACCAATTCCAATATCGATGCTTCGCCGTTGCCGGTTTCGTCGGAATCCTCGGAAATTGTTGTTGACAATGTCGACTCTGTAGTTAATGTTGTTGCTGCTAGTGATGAACCGGTTGTTGAAGCAAATGGAGTcgttgctgctgctgaggaggcGGTTTCGGAGGAGCCGCCTTCCGACCCGGTTAATAATAGGCAAG ATGAATTTCATCTTTATCCGGTTTCTGTTAAGACATTTGGTGGCGACAAGCTCGAGCTGCAG CTGAACCCTGGTGATTCGGTGATGGATGTGAGGCAGTTTCTTCTTGATGCACGGGAGACGTGTTTCTTTACTTGTTATGATTTGTTGTTGCACACGAAAGACGGTGCTGTTCATTCCCTTGAAGATTATAATGAGATTTCTGAAGTTGCTGATATTACTACTGGAGATTGTTCCTTGGAAATGGTTTTTG CTTATTATGATGATAGGTCGGTGCGATTTCATGTTCACCGTACACGGGAGTTGCTTTCTGTTTCAACCATTCATGCTTCACTTTCAACATCTCTTGCTTTGGAGCATGAGAGACTACGTAGTACATCAGAAACCAAACAAG ATTCTGTCAATGCAGTTCCGGAAATGGAAGGTTTTGGTTTCATGGAAGACATTACTAGCTGTTTTAGTAAATTGTTTCCTTCTTCCTCAAAAGAGATAAAATGTGTTGAGAGCTTAGTATTCTCATCATTAAACCCTCCCCCTACTCATCGAAG GCTTGTTGGGGACTTAATTTATTTGGATGTGATAACCCTGGAAGGAAGCAACTTTTGCGTAACAGGAACAACACAAGGGTTTTACGTTAATTCAACTGCAGGAAATTGTTTAGATCCTAAGCCAGCCAAAAGTTCTTTTGAAGCAACAACTCTTATTGGACTCATGCAAAAAATTAGCCCAAAACTTAAGAAAG cttTCAAGGAAATTTTGGAGCAGAAAGCTTCTGCACACCCATTTGAGAATGCTCAGTCTTTTTTGCCTCCAAATTCATGGCTTGCTCCATATCCACCACCTG GTCATAGTCGTGATGCAGCGAGGGCAGAAAATGCTCTCACCCTTACGTATGGAAGCGAGCTAATTGGCATGCAAAGGGATTGGAATGAAGAGTTGCAGTCTTGCCGAGAGTTTCCTCATACAACTCCTCAGGAAAG GATTTTACGTAATAGAGCTCTTTATAAAGTAACTTCTGATTTTGTTGAGGCTGCTATGAATGGTGCTGTTGGAGTTATTAACAAATGCATACCTCCAATCAACCCAACAGACcctgaatgttttcacat GTATGTGCACAACAATATATTCTTCAGTTTTGCTGTTGATGCGGACCTCGAGCAGCTTCCTAGGAAGCACAAAACAAATGCTAATGTGAAAAATAACATAACGCCCGTCCAGCATAACTCAAGTGGTAAAATTGTGGATAAACTATCTGATGCAGCAACTGACCTTGGCAATGGGGTTGAATCAAATGGCTCAAGAGTAGAAGATGAGAATGGAGTTGTTATTGAACCCTTTGATGCTCCTGAAGTTCAGTTCGTTGATACTGAGCAAGCTACATACGCTTCTGCAAATAATGACTTGAAAGGCACCAAGGCGTACCAGGAAGCCGATGTTCCAGGATTGTATAATCTTGCAATGGCCATTATTGATTATAGGGGTCACAGAGTAGTTGCCCAG AGTGTTTTGCCTGGCATCCTTCAAGGTGATAAATCGGACTCCCTTTTATATGGTTCTGTGGATAATGGGAAAAAGATTTGCTGGAATGAAGGTTTTCATTGCAAG GTATTGGAGGCTGCGAAGCGGCTTCACTTGAAAGAGCACAGTGTATCTGATGAGCATGGAAATGTATTCAAACTAGCTGCACCTGTGGAATGTAAGGGTATTGTGGGTAGTGATGACAG GCATTATCTTCTGGATTTAATGAGAGTTACTCCACGTGATGCAAATTATACCGGTCCGAGATCTCGCTTTTGTATATTGAGGCCTGAGCTTATTAGCGCTTTTTGCCAA AAGGTTGAAGCTGCAAAACGGTCAAGTTCTGAATCAAATTGTGATGAAAAAGATTGTTTAGCCTTTGAAGCATCAAATGGTGGTGTAAATGCTGATATGGATGTACAAACTGTCTCATGCGTACTAGTAACTTCTGATAGCCAA GATATTTCTGAAGAAGAGGGTAAAGCTACTGCTAAAGATTATTTATCTACTACCACTGAAACAAGTGATGTAATAAGTTTCAATCCAAATGTATTCACGGAGTTCAAGTTAGCTGGGTCCCCTGAA GATATAGCGGCAGATGAAAGTAGTGTGAAGGAGCCAAGTTTGTACCTCACAGATGTTGTGCTGCCAACATTTATACAGGATCTATGCAAACTTGAAGTATCACCAATGGATGGCCAGACTTTAACTGAACAACTTCATACTCATGGGATTAATGTCCGATATATTGGAAAA GTAGCTGAAGGTACAAAACATATGCCTCATCTTTGGGACATCTTTGTTAACGAGATTGCAGTTAGGTCTGCAAAGCACTTGCTGAAG GATGTCCTGAGAGATACAGAGGAACATGAAGTTGGTCCTGCTATATCACATTTCTTCAATTGTTTCTTTGGAGATGTTCAAACTGTTCCGGAAAAAACCAGCAGCAACGTCTTGCTGCGCCGATCTCACAAGAAG CAGGCAGGAAATCAAAAGGCAACGAGGGGAAAAAACAGGTCGAAGAATGGAGCATTTGCCAGAACAAATTTGTCTTCCTATTTGGGCTTGTGCTCTGAAAGATTATGGTCTGAAATTGTGGAATTCGCTAAATTCAAATATCAG TTTGATTTGCCAGAGGATTTAAGGACTCGGGTCAGGAAAGTTTCAGTGATTCGCAATCTCTGCAAGAAG ATTGGCGCAAGTCTGGCAGCTCGCAAGTATGATCTTGGTGCGGCATTACCTTTCCTAACATCAGATGTAGTGGATCTGCAACCTGTGGTGAAACATTCAGTTCCTGTATGTTCAGAAACGAAAGATCTTATTGATACCGGAAAGGTTCAGTTGGCGGAG GGAAGACTGAGTGAAGCATATACATCATTTTCAGAGGCATTTTCTACCCTGCAGCAG GTGACTGGCCCAATGCATAGAGAAGTTGCTAACTGCTGCAG GTACCTTGCAATGGTTCTATATCATGCTCAAGATTTGGGTGGAGCCATCATGCAGCAACACAAAGAGCTTATTATCAATGAACGCTGTCTTGGTTTGGATCATCCTGATACAGCTCACAG CTATGGCAACATGGCTCTCTTCTATCACGGCCTCAACGAAACGGAGCTTGCATTACATCACATGTCTAGGGCATTGCTTCTTTTGAGCTTGTCCTCTGGGTCTGATCATCCTGATGTTGCTGCAACTTTCATTAACATTGCAATGATGTATCAAGATGCTGAGAATATGGGTACAGCTCTGAGATACCTGCAAGAAGCTTTAACGAAGAATAAGAGGCTTCTCGGTGAGGAGCATGTTCAGACTGCCGTCTGTTATCATGCGTTGGCTATTGCTTTTAATAGTATGGAAAACTACAAACTTTCTCATCAG CATGAAAAGAAAACGCATGAAATACTCTTGAAACAGCTTGGTGAGGATGACTTGAGGACTCGTGACTCGCATGAATGGATGAATAGGTTTAAGATGCGCGAGCTTCAG AAAAAAAAGACTCAAGCTCTTGTTGAGCCAGCTCATGTTGACCCAGTTATCTGGAAG GAGTTTCAGGCTGCCGTTTTGGCTAGAGGGTCAGGTTCTGGTATTTCAGTGAACAGTGCTCGAGCTGCAGCTGTTCTCAAGAAGAAAGCTTCAACAAAGGGTAACTCGAAACGCTCTTCCCACCGTAGTCAACTATCGAATGCGACCTCTAAATATGAGGAGCAAGTGCATATGAACGTAAACCAACAAACGGTTCAGACTACAGAAGATTCAAGCAACCTGGCCCATCAGATACCAGAAAACGAAGCCCCTTTTGGTTTAGGAAAAGGGTTGGGCTCGTTGGATTCTAACAGTCAACCGTCGAAATCTTAA
- the LOC141627327 gene encoding clustered mitochondria protein-like isoform X2 — MAGKTNKGKNRKGANSSNTNSNIDASPLPVSSESSEIVVDNVDSVVNVVAASDEPVVEANGVVAAAEEAVSEEPPSDPVNNRQDEFHLYPVSVKTFGGDKLELQLNPGDSVMDVRQFLLDARETCFFTCYDLLLHTKDGAVHSLEDYNEISEVADITTGDCSLEMVFAYYDDRSVRFHVHRTRELLSVSTIHASLSTSLALEHERLRSTSETKQDSVNAVPEMEGFGFMEDITSCFSKLFPSSSKEIKCVESLVFSSLNPPPTHRRLVGDLIYLDVITLEGSNFCVTGTTQGFYVNSTAGNCLDPKPAKSSFEATTLIGLMQKISPKLKKAFKEILEQKASAHPFENAQSFLPPNSWLAPYPPPGHSRDAARAENALTLTYGSELIGMQRDWNEELQSCREFPHTTPQERILRNRALYKVTSDFVEAAMNGAVGVINKCIPPINPTDPECFHMYVHNNIFFSFAVDADLEQLPRKHKTNANVKNNITPVQHNSSGKIVDKLSDAATDLGNGVESNGSRVEDENGVVIEPFDAPEVQFVDTEQATYASANNDLKGTKAYQEADVPGLYNLAMAIIDYRGHRVVAQSVLPGILQGDKSDSLLYGSVDNGKKICWNEGFHCKVLEAAKRLHLKEHSVSDEHGNVFKLAAPVECKGIVGSDDRHYLLDLMRVTPRDANYTGPRSRFCILRPELISAFCQKVEAAKRSSSESNCDEKDCLAFEASNGGVNADMDVQTVSCVLVTSDSQDISEEEGKATAKDYLSTTTETSDVISFNPNVFTEFKLAGSPEDIAADESSVKEPSLYLTDVVLPTFIQDLCKLEVSPMDGQTLTEQLHTHGINVRYIGKVAEGTKHMPHLWDIFVNEIAVRSAKHLLKDVLRDTEEHEVGPAISHFFNCFFGDVQTVPEKTSSNVLLRRSHKKAGNQKATRGKNRSKNGAFARTNLSSYLGLCSERLWSEIVEFAKFKYQFDLPEDLRTRVRKVSVIRNLCKKIGASLAARKYDLGAALPFLTSDVVDLQPVVKHSVPVCSETKDLIDTGKVQLAEGRLSEAYTSFSEAFSTLQQVTGPMHREVANCCRYLAMVLYHAQDLGGAIMQQHKELIINERCLGLDHPDTAHSYGNMALFYHGLNETELALHHMSRALLLLSLSSGSDHPDVAATFINIAMMYQDAENMGTALRYLQEALTKNKRLLGEEHVQTAVCYHALAIAFNSMENYKLSHQHEKKTHEILLKQLGEDDLRTRDSHEWMNRFKMRELQKKKTQALVEPAHVDPVIWKEFQAAVLARGSGSGISVNSARAAAVLKKKASTKGNSKRSSHRSQLSNATSKYEEQVHMNVNQQTVQTTEDSSNLAHQIPENEAPFGLGKGLGSLDSNSQPSKS, encoded by the exons ATGGCGGGGAAGACTAATAAAGGAAAAAATCGAAAGGGTGCAAATTCATCGAATACCAATTCCAATATCGATGCTTCGCCGTTGCCGGTTTCGTCGGAATCCTCGGAAATTGTTGTTGACAATGTCGACTCTGTAGTTAATGTTGTTGCTGCTAGTGATGAACCGGTTGTTGAAGCAAATGGAGTcgttgctgctgctgaggaggcGGTTTCGGAGGAGCCGCCTTCCGACCCGGTTAATAATAGGCAAG ATGAATTTCATCTTTATCCGGTTTCTGTTAAGACATTTGGTGGCGACAAGCTCGAGCTGCAG CTGAACCCTGGTGATTCGGTGATGGATGTGAGGCAGTTTCTTCTTGATGCACGGGAGACGTGTTTCTTTACTTGTTATGATTTGTTGTTGCACACGAAAGACGGTGCTGTTCATTCCCTTGAAGATTATAATGAGATTTCTGAAGTTGCTGATATTACTACTGGAGATTGTTCCTTGGAAATGGTTTTTG CTTATTATGATGATAGGTCGGTGCGATTTCATGTTCACCGTACACGGGAGTTGCTTTCTGTTTCAACCATTCATGCTTCACTTTCAACATCTCTTGCTTTGGAGCATGAGAGACTACGTAGTACATCAGAAACCAAACAAG ATTCTGTCAATGCAGTTCCGGAAATGGAAGGTTTTGGTTTCATGGAAGACATTACTAGCTGTTTTAGTAAATTGTTTCCTTCTTCCTCAAAAGAGATAAAATGTGTTGAGAGCTTAGTATTCTCATCATTAAACCCTCCCCCTACTCATCGAAG GCTTGTTGGGGACTTAATTTATTTGGATGTGATAACCCTGGAAGGAAGCAACTTTTGCGTAACAGGAACAACACAAGGGTTTTACGTTAATTCAACTGCAGGAAATTGTTTAGATCCTAAGCCAGCCAAAAGTTCTTTTGAAGCAACAACTCTTATTGGACTCATGCAAAAAATTAGCCCAAAACTTAAGAAAG cttTCAAGGAAATTTTGGAGCAGAAAGCTTCTGCACACCCATTTGAGAATGCTCAGTCTTTTTTGCCTCCAAATTCATGGCTTGCTCCATATCCACCACCTG GTCATAGTCGTGATGCAGCGAGGGCAGAAAATGCTCTCACCCTTACGTATGGAAGCGAGCTAATTGGCATGCAAAGGGATTGGAATGAAGAGTTGCAGTCTTGCCGAGAGTTTCCTCATACAACTCCTCAGGAAAG GATTTTACGTAATAGAGCTCTTTATAAAGTAACTTCTGATTTTGTTGAGGCTGCTATGAATGGTGCTGTTGGAGTTATTAACAAATGCATACCTCCAATCAACCCAACAGACcctgaatgttttcacat GTATGTGCACAACAATATATTCTTCAGTTTTGCTGTTGATGCGGACCTCGAGCAGCTTCCTAGGAAGCACAAAACAAATGCTAATGTGAAAAATAACATAACGCCCGTCCAGCATAACTCAAGTGGTAAAATTGTGGATAAACTATCTGATGCAGCAACTGACCTTGGCAATGGGGTTGAATCAAATGGCTCAAGAGTAGAAGATGAGAATGGAGTTGTTATTGAACCCTTTGATGCTCCTGAAGTTCAGTTCGTTGATACTGAGCAAGCTACATACGCTTCTGCAAATAATGACTTGAAAGGCACCAAGGCGTACCAGGAAGCCGATGTTCCAGGATTGTATAATCTTGCAATGGCCATTATTGATTATAGGGGTCACAGAGTAGTTGCCCAG AGTGTTTTGCCTGGCATCCTTCAAGGTGATAAATCGGACTCCCTTTTATATGGTTCTGTGGATAATGGGAAAAAGATTTGCTGGAATGAAGGTTTTCATTGCAAG GTATTGGAGGCTGCGAAGCGGCTTCACTTGAAAGAGCACAGTGTATCTGATGAGCATGGAAATGTATTCAAACTAGCTGCACCTGTGGAATGTAAGGGTATTGTGGGTAGTGATGACAG GCATTATCTTCTGGATTTAATGAGAGTTACTCCACGTGATGCAAATTATACCGGTCCGAGATCTCGCTTTTGTATATTGAGGCCTGAGCTTATTAGCGCTTTTTGCCAA AAGGTTGAAGCTGCAAAACGGTCAAGTTCTGAATCAAATTGTGATGAAAAAGATTGTTTAGCCTTTGAAGCATCAAATGGTGGTGTAAATGCTGATATGGATGTACAAACTGTCTCATGCGTACTAGTAACTTCTGATAGCCAA GATATTTCTGAAGAAGAGGGTAAAGCTACTGCTAAAGATTATTTATCTACTACCACTGAAACAAGTGATGTAATAAGTTTCAATCCAAATGTATTCACGGAGTTCAAGTTAGCTGGGTCCCCTGAA GATATAGCGGCAGATGAAAGTAGTGTGAAGGAGCCAAGTTTGTACCTCACAGATGTTGTGCTGCCAACATTTATACAGGATCTATGCAAACTTGAAGTATCACCAATGGATGGCCAGACTTTAACTGAACAACTTCATACTCATGGGATTAATGTCCGATATATTGGAAAA GTAGCTGAAGGTACAAAACATATGCCTCATCTTTGGGACATCTTTGTTAACGAGATTGCAGTTAGGTCTGCAAAGCACTTGCTGAAG GATGTCCTGAGAGATACAGAGGAACATGAAGTTGGTCCTGCTATATCACATTTCTTCAATTGTTTCTTTGGAGATGTTCAAACTGTTCCGGAAAAAACCAGCAGCAACGTCTTGCTGCGCCGATCTCACAAGAAG GCAGGAAATCAAAAGGCAACGAGGGGAAAAAACAGGTCGAAGAATGGAGCATTTGCCAGAACAAATTTGTCTTCCTATTTGGGCTTGTGCTCTGAAAGATTATGGTCTGAAATTGTGGAATTCGCTAAATTCAAATATCAG TTTGATTTGCCAGAGGATTTAAGGACTCGGGTCAGGAAAGTTTCAGTGATTCGCAATCTCTGCAAGAAG ATTGGCGCAAGTCTGGCAGCTCGCAAGTATGATCTTGGTGCGGCATTACCTTTCCTAACATCAGATGTAGTGGATCTGCAACCTGTGGTGAAACATTCAGTTCCTGTATGTTCAGAAACGAAAGATCTTATTGATACCGGAAAGGTTCAGTTGGCGGAG GGAAGACTGAGTGAAGCATATACATCATTTTCAGAGGCATTTTCTACCCTGCAGCAG GTGACTGGCCCAATGCATAGAGAAGTTGCTAACTGCTGCAG GTACCTTGCAATGGTTCTATATCATGCTCAAGATTTGGGTGGAGCCATCATGCAGCAACACAAAGAGCTTATTATCAATGAACGCTGTCTTGGTTTGGATCATCCTGATACAGCTCACAG CTATGGCAACATGGCTCTCTTCTATCACGGCCTCAACGAAACGGAGCTTGCATTACATCACATGTCTAGGGCATTGCTTCTTTTGAGCTTGTCCTCTGGGTCTGATCATCCTGATGTTGCTGCAACTTTCATTAACATTGCAATGATGTATCAAGATGCTGAGAATATGGGTACAGCTCTGAGATACCTGCAAGAAGCTTTAACGAAGAATAAGAGGCTTCTCGGTGAGGAGCATGTTCAGACTGCCGTCTGTTATCATGCGTTGGCTATTGCTTTTAATAGTATGGAAAACTACAAACTTTCTCATCAG CATGAAAAGAAAACGCATGAAATACTCTTGAAACAGCTTGGTGAGGATGACTTGAGGACTCGTGACTCGCATGAATGGATGAATAGGTTTAAGATGCGCGAGCTTCAG AAAAAAAAGACTCAAGCTCTTGTTGAGCCAGCTCATGTTGACCCAGTTATCTGGAAG GAGTTTCAGGCTGCCGTTTTGGCTAGAGGGTCAGGTTCTGGTATTTCAGTGAACAGTGCTCGAGCTGCAGCTGTTCTCAAGAAGAAAGCTTCAACAAAGGGTAACTCGAAACGCTCTTCCCACCGTAGTCAACTATCGAATGCGACCTCTAAATATGAGGAGCAAGTGCATATGAACGTAAACCAACAAACGGTTCAGACTACAGAAGATTCAAGCAACCTGGCCCATCAGATACCAGAAAACGAAGCCCCTTTTGGTTTAGGAAAAGGGTTGGGCTCGTTGGATTCTAACAGTCAACCGTCGAAATCTTAA